In the genome of Phlebotomus papatasi isolate M1 chromosome 2, Ppap_2.1, whole genome shotgun sequence, one region contains:
- the LOC129804423 gene encoding dynein light chain Tctex-type 5-like, with product MMRRPSLRPPSRSPSRRQSMVKQAAHHNSLYTSSLVFGLATQKSRRRDITFDSNDFCDGKLRFYRTPRIVMDQLKTLMNRIFESRTEPESEYRKYNPKKCKILCQLLAQDIKKAAKGLYMRRYRIVTIVSIIPKLQQGVTCAMMFFQDPKMDLFSSHKYETPTYFILGTVYMIYKD from the exons ATGATGAGACGACCAAGTTTGCGACCTCCTTCACGGAGCCCTTCCAG GAGGCAATCTATGGTCAAACAAGCTGCCCATCACAATAGTTTGTACACGAGTTCTTTGGTTTTTGGTTTGGCCACACAGAAATCTCGCCGGAGGGATATTACTTTTGATTCCAATGATTTTTGCGATGGGAAATTGCGTTTCTATCGAACTCCAAGAATTGTCATGGATCAGCTAAAGACTTTGATGAATCGGATATTTGAGAGTCGAACGGAGCCTGAATCGGAGTACAGGAAGTACAATCCGAAGAAATGTAAGATTCTCTGTCAACTTCTGGCCCAGGACATTAAGAAGGCGGCCAAAGGACTCTACATGAGACGCTACAGAATCGTCACAATAGTAAGTATCATTCCTAAGCTTCAACAGGGTGTTACTTGTGCCATGATGTTCTTCCAAGATCCCAAAATGGATCTTTTCTCCAGTCACAAATATGAGACACCAACGTACTTTATTCTCGGAACAGTGTACATGATTTACAAGGATTGA